From one Streptomyces sp. NBC_01478 genomic stretch:
- a CDS encoding discoidin domain-containing protein: protein MKLRSLGVALAAMAALVTLPLHSPAAAADLPLSQGKTATSSSDENGGTVAANAVDGNTATRWSSGATDTQWLQVDLGSSATITQVVLNWETAYGSDYKIQTSSDGSTWTDVKSVTGGDGGADTLDVSGQGRYVRMYGVHRATQYGYSLWEFQVFGSTDGGTTPPAGCDTANAAQDKTATASSTENAGTPASAAFDGNTGTRWSSAASDPQWIQVDLGSSQSLCRVDLNWETAYGKSFQIQASTDGQTWTTLKSVTDGTAGSTSYDVSGEGRYVRINGTTRGTVYGYSLWEMAVHTGSGDGSGPVQGGGDLGPNVIVVDPSTPNLQATFDQVFAQQESNQFGTGRYQFLMKPGTYNGINAQVGFYTSISGLGLNPDDVHINGDITVDAGWFNGNATQNFWRSAENLSITPSNGTDRWAVAQAAPFRRIHVQGGLNLAPNGYGWASGGYIADSKIDGTVGPYSQQQWYTRDSSVGGWTNGVWNMTFSGVQGAPATNFDSGPYTTLDNTPVSREKPFLYLDGNAYKVFVPAKRTDARGVSWPNTAGSSIPLDQFYVVKPGATAATINTALAQGLNLLFTPGVYHLDRTIDVTRANTVVLGLGLATIVPDNGVDAMHVADVDGVKLAGFLIDAGSSNSNTLLQIGPAGSSADHAANPTTMQDVFVRIGGAGPGLATNSVVVNSDDVIIDHTWLWRADHGEGVGWETNRADYGLVVNGDDVLTTGLFVEHFNKYDVLWNGERGRTIFFQNEKAYDVPNAAAITHDGIVGYAAYKVADSVTVHEAWGLGSYCNFTSDPSIVQAHGFQVPVRTGIKLHDILVISLGGKGQYAHVVNDTGAPTSGTDTVPSKITSFP, encoded by the coding sequence ATGAAACTCAGATCCTTGGGTGTCGCGCTGGCCGCAATGGCCGCGCTCGTCACCCTGCCCCTGCACAGCCCGGCCGCCGCGGCAGACCTGCCGCTGTCCCAGGGCAAGACGGCCACGTCGTCCTCCGACGAGAACGGGGGCACTGTCGCCGCCAACGCCGTCGACGGCAACACCGCCACCCGCTGGTCCTCCGGCGCCACCGACACGCAGTGGCTCCAGGTCGACCTCGGCTCCTCGGCCACCATCACTCAGGTCGTCCTCAACTGGGAGACCGCGTACGGCAGCGACTACAAGATCCAGACGTCTTCGGACGGGAGCACCTGGACCGACGTCAAGTCCGTGACCGGCGGTGACGGCGGCGCCGACACGCTCGACGTCTCCGGCCAGGGCCGCTACGTCCGGATGTACGGCGTCCACCGTGCCACCCAGTACGGCTACTCCCTCTGGGAGTTCCAGGTCTTCGGCAGCACGGACGGCGGCACCACCCCGCCCGCGGGCTGCGATACGGCCAACGCCGCCCAGGACAAGACGGCGACGGCCTCTTCCACCGAGAACGCCGGCACCCCGGCGTCGGCCGCCTTCGACGGCAACACCGGCACCCGCTGGTCCAGCGCGGCCTCCGACCCGCAGTGGATCCAGGTCGACCTCGGGTCGTCCCAGAGCCTGTGCCGGGTCGACCTCAACTGGGAGACGGCGTACGGCAAGTCCTTCCAGATCCAGGCCTCGACCGACGGCCAGACCTGGACGACGCTCAAGTCCGTCACCGACGGCACCGCCGGCTCGACGTCCTACGACGTCTCCGGCGAGGGCCGTTACGTGCGGATCAACGGCACGACACGTGGCACCGTCTACGGGTACTCGCTCTGGGAGATGGCCGTCCACACCGGTTCGGGCGACGGCAGCGGGCCCGTGCAGGGCGGCGGCGACCTCGGCCCCAACGTGATCGTCGTCGACCCGTCGACGCCCAACCTCCAGGCGACGTTCGACCAGGTCTTCGCGCAGCAGGAGTCGAACCAGTTCGGCACCGGCCGCTACCAGTTCCTGATGAAGCCGGGTACCTACAACGGGATCAACGCCCAGGTGGGCTTCTACACCTCGATCTCGGGCCTCGGCCTCAACCCCGACGACGTCCACATCAACGGTGACATCACCGTCGACGCGGGCTGGTTCAACGGCAACGCGACCCAGAACTTCTGGCGTTCGGCGGAGAACCTGTCGATCACGCCCTCCAACGGCACCGATCGCTGGGCGGTGGCCCAGGCGGCGCCCTTCCGCCGCATCCACGTGCAGGGCGGCCTCAACCTCGCCCCGAACGGCTACGGTTGGGCCTCCGGCGGCTACATCGCCGACTCCAAGATCGACGGTACGGTCGGCCCGTATTCCCAGCAGCAGTGGTACACCCGTGACAGCTCCGTCGGCGGCTGGACCAACGGCGTCTGGAACATGACGTTCTCCGGCGTACAGGGCGCACCGGCCACCAACTTCGACTCCGGCCCGTACACCACTCTGGACAACACCCCCGTCTCGCGCGAGAAGCCCTTCCTCTACCTGGACGGCAACGCGTACAAGGTGTTCGTGCCCGCCAAGCGCACCGACGCCCGGGGCGTTTCCTGGCCCAACACGGCCGGTTCGTCGATTCCGCTGGACCAGTTCTACGTGGTCAAGCCCGGCGCGACCGCGGCGACCATCAACACCGCCCTCGCCCAGGGCCTGAACCTGCTCTTCACCCCGGGCGTCTACCACCTCGACCGGACCATCGACGTGACCCGGGCGAACACCGTCGTCCTCGGTCTCGGCCTGGCGACCATCGTCCCGGACAACGGCGTGGACGCCATGCACGTGGCGGACGTCGACGGAGTCAAGCTCGCCGGCTTCCTGATCGACGCCGGCAGCTCCAACTCCAACACCCTGCTGCAGATCGGCCCGGCCGGCAGCTCCGCCGACCACGCCGCCAACCCGACCACCATGCAGGACGTGTTCGTGCGCATCGGCGGTGCGGGCCCCGGCCTCGCCACCAACTCCGTCGTGGTCAACAGCGACGACGTCATCATCGACCACACCTGGCTCTGGCGCGCCGACCACGGCGAAGGCGTCGGATGGGAGACCAACAGAGCCGACTACGGCCTCGTGGTCAACGGCGACGACGTCCTCACCACCGGCCTGTTCGTCGAGCACTTCAACAAGTACGACGTGCTGTGGAACGGCGAACGCGGACGCACGATCTTCTTCCAGAACGAGAAGGCGTACGACGTGCCGAACGCCGCCGCCATCACCCATGACGGCATCGTCGGCTACGCGGCCTACAAGGTCGCCGACTCCGTCACCGTGCACGAGGCATGGGGCCTGGGAAGTTACTGCAACTTCACCTCGGACCCGTCGATCGTGCAGGCCCACGGCTTCCAGGTGCCGGTCAGGACAGGGATCAAACTGCACGACATCCTGGTGATCTCCCTGGGCGGCAAGGGCCAGTACGCCCACGTGGTCAACGACACCGGCGCACCCACGTCGGGCACGGACACCGTTCCCTCGAAGATCACGTCGTTCCCCTGA
- a CDS encoding methyltransferase domain-containing protein, with the protein MPMSLRPALELSLDLLHCPTCRTRHLHPHGSALRCSAGHTFDIARHGYASLLAGTRATSGDDAAMVRARDRFLSTGTYAPIRNAAARLAADAVSEQATVVDVGCGTGYYLAGVLDHLPGARGLGLDTSVRALRSAARAHARAAAAAWDVFRPFPLADGVADVVLDVFAPRNPAEFHRVLRPTGRLIVVRPTGRHLAELRGRLPAMVTIDPAKEQRLHRVLDPFFKAAVTELVEYHATLTRPDAVDLVAMTPSAHHVSRADLNDDGLLPDQVTVSVLATAYRPR; encoded by the coding sequence GTGCCCATGTCGCTTCGCCCTGCCCTCGAACTCTCCCTCGACCTGCTGCACTGCCCAACGTGCCGCACGCGCCACCTGCACCCCCACGGCAGCGCATTGCGCTGCTCGGCAGGCCACACCTTCGACATCGCCCGACACGGCTACGCCAGCCTGCTTGCGGGCACCCGCGCCACCAGCGGCGACGACGCGGCCATGGTCCGGGCCCGGGACCGATTCCTGTCCACCGGCACCTACGCGCCCATCCGCAACGCCGCGGCCCGCCTGGCGGCCGACGCCGTGTCCGAGCAGGCCACGGTTGTGGACGTGGGATGCGGCACGGGCTACTACCTGGCCGGCGTACTCGACCATCTGCCCGGCGCTCGTGGTCTGGGCCTGGACACATCGGTGCGCGCGCTGCGGTCGGCGGCCCGCGCCCACGCCCGGGCCGCCGCAGCGGCCTGGGACGTCTTCCGCCCCTTCCCGCTGGCCGACGGGGTGGCCGATGTCGTGCTGGACGTGTTCGCCCCACGCAACCCGGCCGAGTTCCACCGCGTACTACGCCCCACCGGCCGGCTGATCGTGGTCCGTCCCACCGGGCGGCACCTGGCCGAGCTGCGCGGCCGGTTGCCCGCGATGGTCACGATCGACCCGGCCAAGGAACAGCGCCTGCACCGGGTGCTGGACCCCTTCTTCAAGGCCGCCGTCACCGAACTGGTGGAATACCACGCGACCCTGACCAGACCGGATGCCGTGGACCTGGTGGCGATGACACCGAGCGCACACCACGTGAGCCGTGCGGACCTGAACGATGACGGCCTCCTGCCCGACCAGGTCACCGTCTCCGTGCTGGCCACCGCCTACCGGCCTCGGTGA